A window of Chryseobacterium aquaeductus genomic DNA:
ACAAGTACAATGGAAACAGTTCTGGTTTCAGAAACGGAAACAATGGTTCTGGCTTAAGAAACAATTCTGGTTTAAGAAATAATAACGGTGGCTTCAGACAAGGAACTACAAATGGGGGTTTCAGACAAGGAACAATGAATGGTGGTTTTAGAAATCAATCTGGTACAAGAAATCCGAATGGTCAGCAAAGACCAAATTACAATTATAGACCTCAACAACAGACAAGACCAAACTACAGAAATGACAGCGGTACAAGACCAATGGATAATGGTGGTTTCAGATCAGGAGGATCAAACTCTGGAAGCAGTGGTGGCGGATTCAGATCTGGTGGATCATCTGGTGGCGGAGGCGGAATGAGATCAGGCGGCGGAGGCGGCGGTTTCAGATCTGGTGGTAGATAATTTTTTTAAACGCAATAACTATTAATAAATAATGTTAAAAAAATCTTTAGTAATAATGAGTATTTCTGCAGCATTTTTTGTGCAGGCTCAGGATATTTCCGTGATTAGAAATTCGATTGATGTATATTCTAATACTCCAATGGTTGGTTCGTCAAAATTTAATGCAATGGTTGGTTCCAATGGAGCACTGGGTGGAGACGCTACGTCGTTGCTGACAAACCCTGCGGGTATAGGAGTTGCAATTGCTGGCGATGTGTCCGGAACTTTATCCATCACAAATAATAAAAATACAGCTTCACTCGCTGGTTCTTCGCTCAATTACAATATCAATAAAGTTGATTTAGGGAATGCAAACGGTGTTGCGACCTTTCAGTTGATGACTGAGACACCTTGGAAATTCATCAATATTGCTGCTAATATTTCTACAACTTCTATTGAAAATTATGTAGAATCTCCAGGGAATTCAAATGTTTCTATTGCAAAAAACTTAGTTGATCAAGGCGGAAATAATGTAGCAGGTAATATGGCTTATCTAGGTCACGCTTACAACAGATACGGAACACAGACTAAATTTAATGTAGGTGTAGGTGCAAACTATAATAATACTTTATATTTCGGTGCGAGTATCAATATGCATGGTGTGGATATGGAACAGTACGACAGTGCAGTTTTCGGACTAGATTTAGACAACTCAGTAACCACATTCGACAAACAATACACTCCATATTCTGAAAACTCAAGTGGTTTCTCAGGAAGTTTGGGTGTGATTGGTAAAATAAGTAACCAAGTAAGGTTGGGTGCTTCCATTGAGACACCGACTTGGTGGAATATTGACAGAGCATACAGAGATTATTATGACGGTGGAGACGGAATTTACTACGATAATTTCGTCGAAGACAGATCTTTCAGATCTCCAATGAAGGCGACTTTAAGTGGTTCTTTTGTTCCTAATAAAAATTTCGCAATCAATGTTGATTATACTTTAGGCTTAACAAAACCTAGATATAAAGTGCAGGGAGCAGCAGAATCTGAACTTAACTCTTTTTTCAGCGATAACTACAAAAATTTATCCGAAATTAAAGTGGGTGCAGAATACAGAATTAAGGCTTTAAGATTAAGAGGAGGTTATTCTTATGCTTCAAGTCCTTTTGATACAACTACAATCAATGCTTTTTCTAATGCAGGAAGCATTGGAGACAATAGCTACAGTAATTTTATCTTGGGAGACAGAAATACTATCGGTGCAGGTATCGGATATGATTTTGGTAAATTCTACATTGATGCTGCATATCAAAATGTAAGCTCTGAATACAAAAATCCTTTCTTAGCAGGCTATGAATTTAATAATTACAATACAGGATATTATTCCGGAGATTTTGACGTTACGAGTCCTACCTCAGTAGTATCAGACGTTAAAAATATAACCAACAATTTCTTTCTTACTGTTGGTTGGAAATTCTAAACATTTTAGTTTAAACATAAAACAAAGGCTTCGAAATTGATTCGAAGCCTTTATTATTTTATTTGAATATAAATTTTAATGTGAATGACCGTGAGGATGCGTATGAAATAAATGCATGATTAGAGCTAAAGAAACTCCCAACACAACAAGACCAATTTTTTTCCAGTCGATGTTATGATTTTTGTTGCTTTCAAAAATAATCACTGATGAAATATGTAGGAAAATACCACCTACAATCGCAAGGAAGTATGGCTGCCATTCGGGATTGAAATAATTTCCAAGCAACATTCCCATTGGTGAAGCTAAAGCGAACAATGCAACAATCAATAAAGAAGGATAAGATGCTTTGGAAACCGATCTGTTGAATAAAAATGCTCCCAATATAAAAGAAATCGGAAGATTGTGAAAAAGAATTCCTAAAAGATAAGGAGAAAAAGGGTCGGTTTCATTTGCCAAGGGAATTCCCTCGATGAATGCGTGAATAAACAATCCTACCATCAATGCGACAGGAAGAATATTACTGCTTTCATTATGATGATGAAAATGCCCATGTTCGAAACCTTTGGTTAAAGCTTCAAGAATCATTTGAAGAAGAACTCCGCCAATGACGAATATTCCTAAACTTTCACTTACTTCCGAAGCGTAAACTTGTGGGAAAACTTCATTCAAACAAATAGTAATGAGAAAACCCGCGCTTAAAACCAATAAGTTTTTTGCAAATTGCTCTTTCTTACCAAAAATTTTTCCGAGAAAAACGCCTGCAACGACGCTTAAAATCAATAAAATAAAAATCATTATTTTTTCTTAAATAAATTGATGCAACGTGGCGAAATTTCTTTCTGGAATTCATTCAGCTGATAATCTCCCCAAATTTTTATTCTCTCAAAACCACATTCTGAGGCGTAGTTTTCGATGGTTTCTAAAGTATGTAGTTTTACTTTTTCAAAAAAATGTTTAGGCTCTCCGTCAATTTCAAAGCGAATATCTTTAATGATATGTCTGCCTTCTATTTTCTTAGAAATATGAAAATCAATCCCTCCTCGCTGAATCGTCGTTTCCGGAACTAAATTTTTCGTCACATATTCTTCATTCAGATAATCCAAAACAAAAAAACCTTCCGATTTCAGAGCATTGTACACTGATTTAAAAACATTCCTGTCATCCTTTTCATCATCAAAATATCCGAAACTTGTAAAAAGATTAAAAACGGCATCTACTGGTTCAGAATCTATTGGATTTCGCATGTCGTGAACTTTGAAACGTAATGTAGGCTCCGATGAACTGAGCGAAGTCGAAGTTTCAAACTGCTTATCAAAATCAATACTTTGCTGTGAAAGATCCAACCCAAGAACATCATAGCCCAGTTTATTAAGAAAAACCGAATGTCTTCCTTTTCCGCAAGCAAGGTCAATTATTTTTGAAGATTGAGGTAGCTGAAGCTCCTGAGTGAGTTTTGTGATGAAGTTTTCTGCTTCCGTATAATCTCTGTTACTGTAAAGCAAATGATAATAAGGCGTATCAAACCAAGATTCAAACCATTCCATAATGCAAAAATAACTAAATTTGCGGTGTTAAAAGAAAAGTATTTTAAACATTACAAGTGTAAAGTATACAATTTGTTAAAGATTTTTTGGGCTAATTCTTTAGTTTTTAAATAGTTAAATCTTTTAATTATAAAATATGGATACAGAAAATATTAAGATTCAGATAAAAACATTCTTCGGATTGGAAACTGTTTTAGGGGAAGAAATCAAAAAATTAGGCGGAAGAAACGTTGAACTTAAAAATCGTGCAGTAAATTGCGAAGGAGATTTGGGTTTTCTTTATAAGATAAATTACTCAGCAAGAACAGCTTTGAAAATTCTTGTGCCGATTGACGAATTTAAAGCTTACAATGAAACGAAATACTACGACAGACTTTTCAAATTTGAGTGGGATCAGTTTATGGATGTCAATCAGACTTTTGCCATAGATTCTACTGTAAACTCTGAAAGATTCAGCCATTCGCAGTTCATGACTTTCAAAATGAAAGATGCGATTGTAGATTATTTCCAAAATAAGTACGGAACAAGACCGAGCATTGAAACAAAGTCTCCGGATATAAAATTCCACCTTCATATTGACAGAGAATTGGTGACGATTTCTTTGGATTCTTCGGGTGATGCTTTATTTAAAAGAGGTTACAGAAGAGAGCAGGGTGAAGCACCAATCAATGAAGTTTTGGCAAGCGGAATGCTGCAATTGGCTGGTTGGGACGGAAAAGGTAATTTTCTTGACCCGATGTGCGGTTCGGGTACACTTCTGATTGAAGCTGCGATGATTGCTATGGATTTGCCGGCACAACTTTACAGAAGAAGATTTGCTTTCCAAAACTGGAAGAACTATGATGAAGATTTGTTTGCAACAATAAAGCAACACAGAGTAGACAGAATCAGAGAATTCCACGGAAAAATTGTGGGTTATGACATTGACGGAAGAATGCTGGATGCTGCCAGAACGAATATAGAATCTGCCGAAATGGAAGAGGTGATCGAAGTAAGAAGAGAAAATTTCTTTGACACGAAAAAAGATCTTTTCCCATTATTAATGGTCTTCAATCCGCCTTATGATGAGAGAATTTCGATAAATGACGATGACTTTTACAAGAAAATCGGAGATACTTTCAAAACCAGTTATCCGAATACTTTGGCGTGGCTGATTTCATCTGATTTGGATGCTCCAAAGAAAATTGGACTTCGACCTTCAAGAAAAATCAAACTCTTCAACGGAAAACTGGAAACCAGATTTTTGCAGTACGAAATGTATGAGGGAACGAAGAAGTTGCATAAACTGGAGAATAAGGAAGAATAGATTTTATTCTTTAAATTTACGTTTGCTATCAAATCAATATTTCTATGAAACTTAAAAAGCTTAAAATAAATTCATATTTACATCTTAAAGATTTAGAATTTGATTTTACATATCCTGAAGGTCATTCAAAAGCTGGACAACCTTTGGATAAAATATGTTTTATTGGGCAAAGTGCAACTGGTAAAACGAATTTATTAAATATAATCAGTGAGTCAATTTTGTATTTACTCCGAATTGAAATAGTTAATAACCAGACAGTTTGGCATCGAAATGATAACTACTCTAAAATTTTTGAGGATGGATTTTTAGATTTAGTTTTTGAAGACAAGAACTTACATTTAGGTGATAATTTTATTTCTTACGATGAAAAATTATACAATTACGATAAGATAT
This region includes:
- a CDS encoding OmpP1/FadL family transporter; its protein translation is MSISAAFFVQAQDISVIRNSIDVYSNTPMVGSSKFNAMVGSNGALGGDATSLLTNPAGIGVAIAGDVSGTLSITNNKNTASLAGSSLNYNINKVDLGNANGVATFQLMTETPWKFINIAANISTTSIENYVESPGNSNVSIAKNLVDQGGNNVAGNMAYLGHAYNRYGTQTKFNVGVGANYNNTLYFGASINMHGVDMEQYDSAVFGLDLDNSVTTFDKQYTPYSENSSGFSGSLGVIGKISNQVRLGASIETPTWWNIDRAYRDYYDGGDGIYYDNFVEDRSFRSPMKATLSGSFVPNKNFAINVDYTLGLTKPRYKVQGAAESELNSFFSDNYKNLSEIKVGAEYRIKALRLRGGYSYASSPFDTTTINAFSNAGSIGDNSYSNFILGDRNTIGAGIGYDFGKFYIDAAYQNVSSEYKNPFLAGYEFNNYNTGYYSGDFDVTSPTSVVSDVKNITNNFFLTVGWKF
- a CDS encoding ZIP family metal transporter, whose translation is MIFILLILSVVAGVFLGKIFGKKEQFAKNLLVLSAGFLITICLNEVFPQVYASEVSESLGIFVIGGVLLQMILEALTKGFEHGHFHHHNESSNILPVALMVGLFIHAFIEGIPLANETDPFSPYLLGILFHNLPISFILGAFLFNRSVSKASYPSLLIVALFALASPMGMLLGNYFNPEWQPYFLAIVGGIFLHISSVIIFESNKNHNIDWKKIGLVVLGVSLALIMHLFHTHPHGHSH
- a CDS encoding class I SAM-dependent DNA methyltransferase, with amino-acid sequence MEWFESWFDTPYYHLLYSNRDYTEAENFITKLTQELQLPQSSKIIDLACGKGRHSVFLNKLGYDVLGLDLSQQSIDFDKQFETSTSLSSSEPTLRFKVHDMRNPIDSEPVDAVFNLFTSFGYFDDEKDDRNVFKSVYNALKSEGFFVLDYLNEEYVTKNLVPETTIQRGGIDFHISKKIEGRHIIKDIRFEIDGEPKHFFEKVKLHTLETIENYASECGFERIKIWGDYQLNEFQKEISPRCINLFKKK
- a CDS encoding THUMP domain-containing class I SAM-dependent RNA methyltransferase, which encodes MDTENIKIQIKTFFGLETVLGEEIKKLGGRNVELKNRAVNCEGDLGFLYKINYSARTALKILVPIDEFKAYNETKYYDRLFKFEWDQFMDVNQTFAIDSTVNSERFSHSQFMTFKMKDAIVDYFQNKYGTRPSIETKSPDIKFHLHIDRELVTISLDSSGDALFKRGYRREQGEAPINEVLASGMLQLAGWDGKGNFLDPMCGSGTLLIEAAMIAMDLPAQLYRRRFAFQNWKNYDEDLFATIKQHRVDRIREFHGKIVGYDIDGRMLDAARTNIESAEMEEVIEVRRENFFDTKKDLFPLLMVFNPPYDERISINDDDFYKKIGDTFKTSYPNTLAWLISSDLDAPKKIGLRPSRKIKLFNGKLETRFLQYEMYEGTKKLHKLENKEE